Proteins encoded together in one Ictidomys tridecemlineatus isolate mIctTri1 chromosome 3, mIctTri1.hap1, whole genome shotgun sequence window:
- the Nrip1 gene encoding nuclear receptor-interacting protein 1, with amino-acid sequence MTHGEELGSDVHQDSIVLTYLEGLLMHQAAGGSGTAIDKKSAGHNEEDQNFNISGSAFPTCQSNGPVVNTHTYQGSGMLHLKKARLLQSSEDWNAAKRKRLSDSIVNLNVKKEALLAGMVDNVPKGKQDSTLLASLLQSFSSRLQTVALSQQIRQSLKEQGYALSHDSLKVEKDLRCYGVASSHLKTLLKKSKAKDQKPDTNLPDVTKNLIRDRFVESPHHIGQSGTKVMGEPLSCAARLQAVASMVEKRASPATSPKPSVACSQLALLLSSEAHLQQYSREHALKTQNANQAASERLAAMARLQENGQKDVGSFQISKGMSSHLNGQARTSSKLVASKSNATTFQNPIGVVPSSPKTSSYKNSLERNNIKQAANNSLLLHLLKSQTIPKPMNGHNQNERGSIFEDGSTPTTIDEYSDNNPSFTDDSSGDESSYSNCVPIDLSCKHRIEKPESDQPVSLDNLTQSLLNTWDPKVPDVDVKEDHDTSNNSKLNSHQKVTLLQLLLGHKNEENVEKITSPQGVHSDVTKFNTQNYTRTSVIESPSTNRTTPVSTPPLLSSAKAESPINLSQHSLVIKWNSPPYACSTQSEKMANTTSNHLMDLTKSKESQGEKPAQNEGSQNSATFSASKLLQNLAQCGMQSSMAAEEQRPSKQLLSVNTDKSVGIIDRLNSPLLSNKTNTVEENIAFSNQPAVSEPGLSGSEIENLLERRTVLQLLLGNPNKGKSEKKEKIPVRDESTQEHTERALSEQILMVKIKSEPCDDLHIHNTNVHLSHDSKSSPFLGMNPTTQRSAAALPVSEDLKSEPVSPQDFSFSKNGLLSRLLRQNQESYLADDLDKSHRNSELTPLESKNLCMVPKKRKLYTEPLESPFKKMKNNIVDAANSHSAPEVLYGSLLNQEELKFSRNDLEFKYPAGHGSANESEHRSWARESKSFNVLKQLLLSENCVRDLSPHRSNSVVDSKKKGHKNNVTNSKPEFSLSSLNGLMYSSSQPNSCMDNRTFSYPGMVKSPVSPPFPEHLGCVGSRAESGLLNGCSMPSEKGPIKWVITDADKNEYEKDSPRLTKTNPILYYMLQKGGNSVTSRETQDKDIWREPSSAESVSQVTIKEELLPAAETKASFFNLRSPYNSHMGNNASHPHSANGEVYGLLGNVVTIKKESE; translated from the coding sequence ATGACTCATGGAGAAGAGCTTGGCTCTGATGTGCATCAGGATTCTATTGTTTTAACTTACCTAGAAGGATTACTAATGCATCAGGCTGCAGGGGGATCAGGTACTGCCATTGACAAAAAGTCTGCTGGGCACAATGAAGAAGATCAGAACTTTAACATTTCTGGCAGTGCATTTCCCACCTGTCAAAGTAATGGTCCAGTTgtcaatacacacacataccaggGATCTGGCATGCTGCATCTCAAAAAAGCCAGACTGTTGCAGTCTTCTGAGGACTGGAATGCAGCAAAGCGGAAGAGGCTGTCTGATTCCATCGTAAATTTAAACGTAAAGAAGGAAGCTTTGCTAGCTGGCATGGTTGACAATGTGCCTAAAGGCAAACAGGACAGCACATTACTGGCCTCTTTGCTTCAGTCATTCAGCTCGAGGCTGCAGACTGTTGCCCTGTCACAACAAATTAGGCAGAGCCTCAAGGAGCAAGGATATGCCCTCAGTCATGATTCTTTAAAAGTAGAGAAGGATTTAAGGTGCTATGGTGTTGCATCAAGTCACTTAaaaactttattgaaaaaaaGTAAAGCTAAAGATCAAAAGCCAGATACCAATCTTCCTGATGTAACTAAAAACCTCATCAGAGACAGGTTTGTAGAGTCGCCTCATCATATTGGACAGAGTGGAACAAAGGTCATGGGTGAGCCCTTGTCATGTGCTGCAAGATTACAGGCTGTTGCAAGCATGGTGGAAAAAAGAGCTAGTCCTGCCACCTCACCTAAACCTAGCGTTGCCTGCAGCCAATTAGCATTACTCCTCTCTAGTGAAGCCCACCTGCAGCAGTATTCTCGGGAACatgctttaaaaacacaaaatgcaaaTCAAGCAGCAAGCGAAAGACTTGCTGCTATGGCCAGATTACAAGAGAATGGCCAGAAGGATGTAGGCAGTTTCCAGATCTCTAAAGGAATGTCAAGCCATCTCAATGGTCAGGCACGAACATCAAGCAAATTAGTGGCTAGCAAAAGTAACGCTACAACATTTCAAAATCCAATTGGTGTtgttccttcttctcccaaaactTCAAGCTATAAGAACTCACTGGAAAGAAACAACATAAAACAAGCTGCTAATAATAGTTTGCTTTTACATCTTCTTAAAAGCCAGACCATACCTAAGCCAATGAATGGACATAATCAGAATGAGAGGGGAAGCATTTTTGAGGATGGGAGTACTCCCACAACTATTGATGAGTATTCAGACAACAATCCTAGTTTTACAGATGACAGCAGCGGTGATGAAAGTTCTTATTCCAACTGTGTTCCCATAGACTTGTCTTGCAAACACCGCATTGAAAAACCAGAATCTGACCAGCCTGTTTCTCTTGATAATTTAACTCAGTCCTTGCTAAACACTTGGGATCCGAAAGTCCCCGATGTAGATGTCAAAGAGGATCATGATACCTCAAATAATTCTAAGCTAAATTCACACCAGAAAGTAACACTTCTTCAATTGCTACTTggccataaaaatgaagaaaatgtagaaaaaatcaCCAGCCCTCAGGGAGTACACAGTGATGTGACAAAGTTCAATACTCAGAATTATACAAGGACTTCTGTAATAGAAAGCCCCAGTACAAACAGGACTACTCCAGTGAGTACTCCACCATTACTCTCATCGGCCAAAGCAGAGTCTCCCATCAATCTTTCTCAACACTCTCTGGTCATCAAATGGAATTCTCCACCATATGCCTGCAGTACTCAGTCTGAAAAGATGGCAAATACTACATCTAACCACTTGATGGACCTTACAAAAAGCAAAGAATCACAAGGAGAGAAACCAGCTCAAAATGAAGGTTCGCAAAATTCTGCAACTTTTAGTGCCAGTAAACTATTACAGAATTTGGCACAGTGTGGAATGCAGTCTTCCATGGCAGCCGAAGAGCAGAGACCCAGCAAACAGTTGTTAAGTGTAAACACAGATAAATCTGTGGGTATAATTGATAGATTAAATAGCCCTTTGCtgtcaaataaaacaaatacagttGAGGAAAATATAGCATTCAGTAATCAACCAGCAGTTTCGGAACCAGGACTTTCCGGttctgaaatagaaaatctgCTAGAAAGACGTACTGTTCTCCAGTTGCTTCTGGGAAATCCCAACAAAGGTaagagtgaaaagaaagaaaaaattcctgTAAGAGATGAAAGTACTCAGGAACATACAGAGAGAGCTTTAAGTGAACAGATATTGATGGTGAAAATAAAATCTGAGCCTTGTGATGACTTACATATTCATAATACAAATGTGCACTTGAGCCATGATTCGAAGAGCAGCCCATTCTTAGGTATGAATCCCACCACGCAGAGAAGCGCAGCTGCCTTACCAGTGTCTGAGGACCTTAAATCAGAGCCTGTTTCACCTcaggatttttctttctcaaagaatGGTCTGTTAAGCCGATTGCTGAGACAGAATCAAGAGAGTTATCTGGCAGATGATCTAGACAAGAGTCACAGAAATAGTGAACTGACACCACTAGAATCAAAGAATCTTTGCATGGTCCCTAAGAAAAGGAAGCTTTATACTGAGCCATTAGAAAGtccatttaaaaagatgaaaaataacattGTTGATGCTGCAAATAGTCACAGTGCTCCAGAAGTACTTTATGGATCCTTGCTTAACCAGGAGGAGCTGAAATTTAGCAGAAATGATCTTGAATTTAAATATCCTGCTGGTCATGGTTCAGCCAACGAAAGTGAACATAGGAGTTGGGCCAGAGAGAGTAAAAGCTTCAATGTTCTGAAACAGCTGCTTCTCTCAGAAAACTGTGTTCGAGACTTGTCCCCACACAGGAGTAACTCTGTTGTTGACAGTAAAAAGAAAGGACACAAAAACAATGTGACCAATAGCAAACCTGAATTTAGCCTTTCTTCTTTAAATGGACTGATGTACAGTTCCTCTCAGCCCAACAGTTGCATGGACAACAGGACATTTTCATACCCAGGAATGGTAAAATCTCCTGTGAGCCCTCCTTTCCCTGAGCACTTGGGCTGTGTGGGGTCTAGAGCAGAATCTGGGCTTTTGAATGGGTGTTCCATGCCCAGTGAGAAGGGACCCATTAAGTGGGTTATCACAGATGCGGATAAGAATGAGTATGAAAAAGACTCTCCAAGACTGACCAAAACTAACCCAATACTGTATTACATGCTCCAGAAAGGAGGCAATTCTGTTACCAGCCGAGAAACACAGGACAAGGACATTTGGAGGGAACCTTCATCTGCCGAAAGTGTCTCACAGGTTACAATCAAAGAAGAGTTACTTCCTGCTGCAGAAACTAAAgcttctttctttaatttaagAAGCCCTTACAATAGCCATATGGGAAATAATGCTTCTCACCCACACAGTGCAAATGGAGAGGTGTATGGACTTCTGGGAAATGTGGTaacaataaaaaaggaatcaGAATAA